From Kogia breviceps isolate mKogBre1 chromosome 2, mKogBre1 haplotype 1, whole genome shotgun sequence, one genomic window encodes:
- the GPC1 gene encoding glypican-1 isoform X3: MELRARGWWLLCVAVALAACAHGDPASKSRSCGEVRQIYGAKGFSLSDVPQAEISGEHLRICPQGYTCCTSEMEENLANRSQAELETALLDSGRALQATLAAQLRGFDDHFQRLLNDSERALQEAFPGAFGELYVQNAKAFRDLYAELRLYYRGANLHLQETLAEFWARLLERLFRQLHPRLLLPDDYLDCLGKQAEPLRPFAEAPRELRLRATRAFVAARAFVQGLGVASDVVRKVAQVPLSPECSRAIMKLVYCAHCLGVPGARPCPDYCRNVLKGCLANQADLDAEWRNLLDSMVLITDKFWGPAGAESVIGGVHLWLAEAISALQDNSDTLTAKVIQGCGNPKVNPQGPEPEEKRRRGKLALPEKPPAGTLQKLVSEAKAQLRDAQDFWISLPGTLCSEKLAMSSASDDHCWNGVAKGRYLPEVMGDGLANQINNPEVEVDITKPDMTIRQQIMQLKIMTNRLRSAYNGNDVDFQDASDDGSGSGSGEGCPDGECGRRVSRKSSSSRTPLSHALPGLSEQGGQKTSATGCPQPCTCLLLLSVLPLVLSAARPRWR; this comes from the exons gtGAGCACCTGCGGATCTGCCCCCAGGGCTACACCTGCTGCACCAGCGAGATGGAGGAGAACCTGGCCAACCGCAGCCAGGCCGAGCTGGAGACGGCACTCCTGGACAGCGGCCGGGCCCTGCAGGCCACGCTGGCCGCCCAGCTGCGGGGCTTTGACG ATCACTTCCAGCGCCTGCTGAATGACTCGGAGCGGGCGCTGCAGGAGGCCTTCCCGGGCGCCTTCGGAGAGCTGTACGTGCAGAACGCCAAAGCCTTCCGCGACCTGTATGCCGAGCTGCGCCTCTACTACCGCGGCGCCAACCTGCACCTGCAGGAGACGCTGGCCGAGTTCTGGGCCCGCCTGCTCGAGCGCCTTTTCCGGCAGCTGCACCCGCGGCTGCTGCTGCCCGACGACTACCTGGACTGCCTGGGAAAGCAGGCCGAGCCGCTGCGGCCCTTCGCAGAGGCCCCCCGCGAGCTGCGCCTGCGCGCCACCCGCGCCTTCGTAGCGGCGCGCGCCTTCGTGCAGGGCCTGGGCGTGGCCAGCGACGTGGTCCGGAAGGTGGCCCAG GTGCCCCTGAGCCCGGAGTGCTCACGGGCCATCATGAAGCTGGTGTACTGCGCCCACTGCCTGGGGGTGCCCGGCGCCCGGCCCTGCCCCGACTACTGCCGCAACGTGCTCAAGGGCTGCCTGGCCAACCAGGCCGACCTGGACGCTGAGTGGAGGAACCTTCTGG ATTCCATGGTGCTCATCACAGACAAGTTCTGGGGCCCGGCGGGTGCCGAGAGCGTCATCGGCGGCGTGCACCTGTGGCTGGCAGAGGCCATCAGCGCCCTCCAGGACAACAGCGACACCCTCACGGCCAAG GTCATCCAGGGCTGCGGGAACCCCAAGGTGAACCCCCAGGGCCCCGAGCCTGAGGAGAAGCGGCGCCGGGGCAAGCTGGCGCTGCCGGAGAAGCCGCCCGCGGGCACGCTGCAGAAGCTG GTCTCCGAGGCCAAGGCCCAGCTCCGAGATGCCCAGGACTTCTGGATCAGCCTCCCGGGGACGCTGTGCAGTGAGAAGCTGGCCATGAGCTCGGCGAGCGACGACCACTGCTGGAACGGGGTGGCCAAGGGCCG GTACCTCCCCGAGGTGATGGGCGATGGCCTGGCCAACCAGATCAACAACCCCGAGGTGGAGGTGGACATCACCAAGCCCGACATGACCATCCGCCAGCAGATCATGCAGCTAAAGATTATGACCAACCGCCTGCGCAGCGCCTACAACGGCAACGACGTGGACTTCCAGGACGCCA GTGATGACGGCAGCGGCTCGGGCAGCGGCGAGGGCTGCCCAGACGGGGAGTGTGGCCGGAGGGTCAGCAGGAAGAGCTCCAGCTCCCGGACGCCCCTGAGCCACGCCCTCCCCGGCCTCTCCGAGCAGGGGGGCCAGAAGACGTCGGCCACgggctgcccccagccctgcacgTGCCTCCTGCTCCTCTCCGTCCTCCCCCTGGTGCTCTCAGCAGCCAGGCCCCGGTGGCGGTAA
- the GPC1 gene encoding glypican-1 isoform X2 — translation MQAGDPARAQPAARPIPISMSAVPPHLHPRARRPHLHCLLLAIFIFSPCYPALALATSPRLRPHPFLHPLPITSPPPVSASAPSIPHPLRPSPVRLSSPVPHLRPVFACLPLYPRSAPATLPAPISSCSKPPFLFRQPIPLPFACGSPCEPPLLPPPPVPAAPTAASPFPANRVALLPSPLRLPQAPAARPPCSLRQEPGARPPLQTLARRLLLRGAGPSVPGRQRVAPGRSAFVPPPATQPPGSGTPPAERRGVAAETPQCRSPCVTEALQRRQRAALVMLSRGRDGGGAFGRRRGEHLRICPQGYTCCTSEMEENLANRSQAELETALLDSGRALQATLAAQLRGFDDHFQRLLNDSERALQEAFPGAFGELYVQNAKAFRDLYAELRLYYRGANLHLQETLAEFWARLLERLFRQLHPRLLLPDDYLDCLGKQAEPLRPFAEAPRELRLRATRAFVAARAFVQGLGVASDVVRKVAQVPLSPECSRAIMKLVYCAHCLGVPGARPCPDYCRNVLKGCLANQADLDAEWRNLLDSMVLITDKFWGPAGAESVIGGVHLWLAEAISALQDNSDTLTAKVIQGCGNPKVNPQGPEPEEKRRRGKLALPEKPPAGTLQKLVSEAKAQLRDAQDFWISLPGTLCSEKLAMSSASDDHCWNGVAKGRYLPEVMGDGLANQINNPEVEVDITKPDMTIRQQIMQLKIMTNRLRSAYNGNDVDFQDASDDGSGSGSGEGCPDGECGRRVSRKSSSSRTPLSHALPGLSEQGGQKTSATGCPQPCTCLLLLSVLPLVLSAARPRWR, via the exons ATGCAAGCCGGTGACCCCGCCCGGGCCCAGCCCGCCGCCCGCCCTATCCCCATTTCCATGTCCGCCGTGCCACCGCATCTCCATCCGCGGGCCCGCCGCCCTCACCTCCACTGCCTCCTCCTAGCCATCTTCAT CTTCAGCCCATGCTACCCCGCGCTCGCCCTCGCCACAAGCCCTCGTCTGCGCCCTCATCCGTTTCTCCACCCCCTTCCCATCACGAGCCCCCCGCCCGTCTCCGCGTCCGCCCCGTCGATCCCTCATCCTCTGCGCCCATCTCCAGTCCGCCTCTCCTCCCCAGTTCCCCACCTTCGCCCCGTCTTCGCCTGCCTCCCGCTGTATCCCCGCAGCGCCCCTgccaccctccccgcccccatctcTTCCTGCAGCAAGCCCCCCTTCCTCTTCCGTCAACCCATTCCCCTCCCCTTCGCTTGCGGCAGCCCCTGCGAGCCCCCTCTCCTGCCACCCCCGCCAGTGCCTGCCGCGCCCACTGCGGCAAGCCCCTTCCCCGCCAATCGCGtcgccctcctgccctccccccttCGCCTGCCGCAGGCCCCGGCGGCGCGGCCCCCCTGCTCGCTGCGCCAGGAGCCCGGAGCTCGGCCGCCGCTCCAGACCCTCGCGCGCCGGCTCCTGCTCCGCGGCGCGGGGCCCTCGGTCCCTGGCCGGCAGCGAGTGGCGCCCGGGCGCTCGGCCTTTGTCCCGCCGCCAGCGACGCAGCCCCCGGGCAGCGGGACCCCTCCCGCCGAGCGCAGAGGTGTCGCAGCCGAGACCCCTCAGTGTCGGTCCCCGTGCGTGACGGAGGCTCTGCAGCGGCGGCAGAGGGCCGCCTTGGTGATGCTGTCACGTGGCCGGGATGGTGGAGGGGCTTTCGGCCGGCGGAGAG gtGAGCACCTGCGGATCTGCCCCCAGGGCTACACCTGCTGCACCAGCGAGATGGAGGAGAACCTGGCCAACCGCAGCCAGGCCGAGCTGGAGACGGCACTCCTGGACAGCGGCCGGGCCCTGCAGGCCACGCTGGCCGCCCAGCTGCGGGGCTTTGACG ATCACTTCCAGCGCCTGCTGAATGACTCGGAGCGGGCGCTGCAGGAGGCCTTCCCGGGCGCCTTCGGAGAGCTGTACGTGCAGAACGCCAAAGCCTTCCGCGACCTGTATGCCGAGCTGCGCCTCTACTACCGCGGCGCCAACCTGCACCTGCAGGAGACGCTGGCCGAGTTCTGGGCCCGCCTGCTCGAGCGCCTTTTCCGGCAGCTGCACCCGCGGCTGCTGCTGCCCGACGACTACCTGGACTGCCTGGGAAAGCAGGCCGAGCCGCTGCGGCCCTTCGCAGAGGCCCCCCGCGAGCTGCGCCTGCGCGCCACCCGCGCCTTCGTAGCGGCGCGCGCCTTCGTGCAGGGCCTGGGCGTGGCCAGCGACGTGGTCCGGAAGGTGGCCCAG GTGCCCCTGAGCCCGGAGTGCTCACGGGCCATCATGAAGCTGGTGTACTGCGCCCACTGCCTGGGGGTGCCCGGCGCCCGGCCCTGCCCCGACTACTGCCGCAACGTGCTCAAGGGCTGCCTGGCCAACCAGGCCGACCTGGACGCTGAGTGGAGGAACCTTCTGG ATTCCATGGTGCTCATCACAGACAAGTTCTGGGGCCCGGCGGGTGCCGAGAGCGTCATCGGCGGCGTGCACCTGTGGCTGGCAGAGGCCATCAGCGCCCTCCAGGACAACAGCGACACCCTCACGGCCAAG GTCATCCAGGGCTGCGGGAACCCCAAGGTGAACCCCCAGGGCCCCGAGCCTGAGGAGAAGCGGCGCCGGGGCAAGCTGGCGCTGCCGGAGAAGCCGCCCGCGGGCACGCTGCAGAAGCTG GTCTCCGAGGCCAAGGCCCAGCTCCGAGATGCCCAGGACTTCTGGATCAGCCTCCCGGGGACGCTGTGCAGTGAGAAGCTGGCCATGAGCTCGGCGAGCGACGACCACTGCTGGAACGGGGTGGCCAAGGGCCG GTACCTCCCCGAGGTGATGGGCGATGGCCTGGCCAACCAGATCAACAACCCCGAGGTGGAGGTGGACATCACCAAGCCCGACATGACCATCCGCCAGCAGATCATGCAGCTAAAGATTATGACCAACCGCCTGCGCAGCGCCTACAACGGCAACGACGTGGACTTCCAGGACGCCA GTGATGACGGCAGCGGCTCGGGCAGCGGCGAGGGCTGCCCAGACGGGGAGTGTGGCCGGAGGGTCAGCAGGAAGAGCTCCAGCTCCCGGACGCCCCTGAGCCACGCCCTCCCCGGCCTCTCCGAGCAGGGGGGCCAGAAGACGTCGGCCACgggctgcccccagccctgcacgTGCCTCCTGCTCCTCTCCGTCCTCCCCCTGGTGCTCTCAGCAGCCAGGCCCCGGTGGCGGTAA
- the GPC1 gene encoding glypican-1 isoform X4 gives MEENLANRSQAELETALLDSGRALQATLAAQLRGFDDHFQRLLNDSERALQEAFPGAFGELYVQNAKAFRDLYAELRLYYRGANLHLQETLAEFWARLLERLFRQLHPRLLLPDDYLDCLGKQAEPLRPFAEAPRELRLRATRAFVAARAFVQGLGVASDVVRKVAQVPLSPECSRAIMKLVYCAHCLGVPGARPCPDYCRNVLKGCLANQADLDAEWRNLLDSMVLITDKFWGPAGAESVIGGVHLWLAEAISALQDNSDTLTAKVIQGCGNPKVNPQGPEPEEKRRRGKLALPEKPPAGTLQKLVSEAKAQLRDAQDFWISLPGTLCSEKLAMSSASDDHCWNGVAKGRYLPEVMGDGLANQINNPEVEVDITKPDMTIRQQIMQLKIMTNRLRSAYNGNDVDFQDASDDGSGSGSGEGCPDGECGRRVSRKSSSSRTPLSHALPGLSEQGGQKTSATGCPQPCTCLLLLSVLPLVLSAARPRWR, from the exons ATGGAGGAGAACCTGGCCAACCGCAGCCAGGCCGAGCTGGAGACGGCACTCCTGGACAGCGGCCGGGCCCTGCAGGCCACGCTGGCCGCCCAGCTGCGGGGCTTTGACG ATCACTTCCAGCGCCTGCTGAATGACTCGGAGCGGGCGCTGCAGGAGGCCTTCCCGGGCGCCTTCGGAGAGCTGTACGTGCAGAACGCCAAAGCCTTCCGCGACCTGTATGCCGAGCTGCGCCTCTACTACCGCGGCGCCAACCTGCACCTGCAGGAGACGCTGGCCGAGTTCTGGGCCCGCCTGCTCGAGCGCCTTTTCCGGCAGCTGCACCCGCGGCTGCTGCTGCCCGACGACTACCTGGACTGCCTGGGAAAGCAGGCCGAGCCGCTGCGGCCCTTCGCAGAGGCCCCCCGCGAGCTGCGCCTGCGCGCCACCCGCGCCTTCGTAGCGGCGCGCGCCTTCGTGCAGGGCCTGGGCGTGGCCAGCGACGTGGTCCGGAAGGTGGCCCAG GTGCCCCTGAGCCCGGAGTGCTCACGGGCCATCATGAAGCTGGTGTACTGCGCCCACTGCCTGGGGGTGCCCGGCGCCCGGCCCTGCCCCGACTACTGCCGCAACGTGCTCAAGGGCTGCCTGGCCAACCAGGCCGACCTGGACGCTGAGTGGAGGAACCTTCTGG ATTCCATGGTGCTCATCACAGACAAGTTCTGGGGCCCGGCGGGTGCCGAGAGCGTCATCGGCGGCGTGCACCTGTGGCTGGCAGAGGCCATCAGCGCCCTCCAGGACAACAGCGACACCCTCACGGCCAAG GTCATCCAGGGCTGCGGGAACCCCAAGGTGAACCCCCAGGGCCCCGAGCCTGAGGAGAAGCGGCGCCGGGGCAAGCTGGCGCTGCCGGAGAAGCCGCCCGCGGGCACGCTGCAGAAGCTG GTCTCCGAGGCCAAGGCCCAGCTCCGAGATGCCCAGGACTTCTGGATCAGCCTCCCGGGGACGCTGTGCAGTGAGAAGCTGGCCATGAGCTCGGCGAGCGACGACCACTGCTGGAACGGGGTGGCCAAGGGCCG GTACCTCCCCGAGGTGATGGGCGATGGCCTGGCCAACCAGATCAACAACCCCGAGGTGGAGGTGGACATCACCAAGCCCGACATGACCATCCGCCAGCAGATCATGCAGCTAAAGATTATGACCAACCGCCTGCGCAGCGCCTACAACGGCAACGACGTGGACTTCCAGGACGCCA GTGATGACGGCAGCGGCTCGGGCAGCGGCGAGGGCTGCCCAGACGGGGAGTGTGGCCGGAGGGTCAGCAGGAAGAGCTCCAGCTCCCGGACGCCCCTGAGCCACGCCCTCCCCGGCCTCTCCGAGCAGGGGGGCCAGAAGACGTCGGCCACgggctgcccccagccctgcacgTGCCTCCTGCTCCTCTCCGTCCTCCCCCTGGTGCTCTCAGCAGCCAGGCCCCGGTGGCGGTAA
- the GPC1 gene encoding glypican-1 isoform X1: protein MQAGDPARAQPAARPIPISMSAVPPHLHPRARRPHLHCLLLAIFISSPVVPHHHRENPTFSPCYPALALATSPRLRPHPFLHPLPITSPPPVSASAPSIPHPLRPSPVRLSSPVPHLRPVFACLPLYPRSAPATLPAPISSCSKPPFLFRQPIPLPFACGSPCEPPLLPPPPVPAAPTAASPFPANRVALLPSPLRLPQAPAARPPCSLRQEPGARPPLQTLARRLLLRGAGPSVPGRQRVAPGRSAFVPPPATQPPGSGTPPAERRGVAAETPQCRSPCVTEALQRRQRAALVMLSRGRDGGGAFGRRRGEHLRICPQGYTCCTSEMEENLANRSQAELETALLDSGRALQATLAAQLRGFDDHFQRLLNDSERALQEAFPGAFGELYVQNAKAFRDLYAELRLYYRGANLHLQETLAEFWARLLERLFRQLHPRLLLPDDYLDCLGKQAEPLRPFAEAPRELRLRATRAFVAARAFVQGLGVASDVVRKVAQVPLSPECSRAIMKLVYCAHCLGVPGARPCPDYCRNVLKGCLANQADLDAEWRNLLDSMVLITDKFWGPAGAESVIGGVHLWLAEAISALQDNSDTLTAKVIQGCGNPKVNPQGPEPEEKRRRGKLALPEKPPAGTLQKLVSEAKAQLRDAQDFWISLPGTLCSEKLAMSSASDDHCWNGVAKGRYLPEVMGDGLANQINNPEVEVDITKPDMTIRQQIMQLKIMTNRLRSAYNGNDVDFQDASDDGSGSGSGEGCPDGECGRRVSRKSSSSRTPLSHALPGLSEQGGQKTSATGCPQPCTCLLLLSVLPLVLSAARPRWR from the exons ATGCAAGCCGGTGACCCCGCCCGGGCCCAGCCCGCCGCCCGCCCTATCCCCATTTCCATGTCCGCCGTGCCACCGCATCTCCATCCGCGGGCCCGCCGCCCTCACCTCCACTGCCTCCTCCTAGCCATCTTCATCTCCAGCCCTGTCGTCCCCCATCACCACCGCGAGAACCCCACCTTCAGCCCATGCTACCCCGCGCTCGCCCTCGCCACAAGCCCTCGTCTGCGCCCTCATCCGTTTCTCCACCCCCTTCCCATCACGAGCCCCCCGCCCGTCTCCGCGTCCGCCCCGTCGATCCCTCATCCTCTGCGCCCATCTCCAGTCCGCCTCTCCTCCCCAGTTCCCCACCTTCGCCCCGTCTTCGCCTGCCTCCCGCTGTATCCCCGCAGCGCCCCTgccaccctccccgcccccatctcTTCCTGCAGCAAGCCCCCCTTCCTCTTCCGTCAACCCATTCCCCTCCCCTTCGCTTGCGGCAGCCCCTGCGAGCCCCCTCTCCTGCCACCCCCGCCAGTGCCTGCCGCGCCCACTGCGGCAAGCCCCTTCCCCGCCAATCGCGtcgccctcctgccctccccccttCGCCTGCCGCAGGCCCCGGCGGCGCGGCCCCCCTGCTCGCTGCGCCAGGAGCCCGGAGCTCGGCCGCCGCTCCAGACCCTCGCGCGCCGGCTCCTGCTCCGCGGCGCGGGGCCCTCGGTCCCTGGCCGGCAGCGAGTGGCGCCCGGGCGCTCGGCCTTTGTCCCGCCGCCAGCGACGCAGCCCCCGGGCAGCGGGACCCCTCCCGCCGAGCGCAGAGGTGTCGCAGCCGAGACCCCTCAGTGTCGGTCCCCGTGCGTGACGGAGGCTCTGCAGCGGCGGCAGAGGGCCGCCTTGGTGATGCTGTCACGTGGCCGGGATGGTGGAGGGGCTTTCGGCCGGCGGAGAG gtGAGCACCTGCGGATCTGCCCCCAGGGCTACACCTGCTGCACCAGCGAGATGGAGGAGAACCTGGCCAACCGCAGCCAGGCCGAGCTGGAGACGGCACTCCTGGACAGCGGCCGGGCCCTGCAGGCCACGCTGGCCGCCCAGCTGCGGGGCTTTGACG ATCACTTCCAGCGCCTGCTGAATGACTCGGAGCGGGCGCTGCAGGAGGCCTTCCCGGGCGCCTTCGGAGAGCTGTACGTGCAGAACGCCAAAGCCTTCCGCGACCTGTATGCCGAGCTGCGCCTCTACTACCGCGGCGCCAACCTGCACCTGCAGGAGACGCTGGCCGAGTTCTGGGCCCGCCTGCTCGAGCGCCTTTTCCGGCAGCTGCACCCGCGGCTGCTGCTGCCCGACGACTACCTGGACTGCCTGGGAAAGCAGGCCGAGCCGCTGCGGCCCTTCGCAGAGGCCCCCCGCGAGCTGCGCCTGCGCGCCACCCGCGCCTTCGTAGCGGCGCGCGCCTTCGTGCAGGGCCTGGGCGTGGCCAGCGACGTGGTCCGGAAGGTGGCCCAG GTGCCCCTGAGCCCGGAGTGCTCACGGGCCATCATGAAGCTGGTGTACTGCGCCCACTGCCTGGGGGTGCCCGGCGCCCGGCCCTGCCCCGACTACTGCCGCAACGTGCTCAAGGGCTGCCTGGCCAACCAGGCCGACCTGGACGCTGAGTGGAGGAACCTTCTGG ATTCCATGGTGCTCATCACAGACAAGTTCTGGGGCCCGGCGGGTGCCGAGAGCGTCATCGGCGGCGTGCACCTGTGGCTGGCAGAGGCCATCAGCGCCCTCCAGGACAACAGCGACACCCTCACGGCCAAG GTCATCCAGGGCTGCGGGAACCCCAAGGTGAACCCCCAGGGCCCCGAGCCTGAGGAGAAGCGGCGCCGGGGCAAGCTGGCGCTGCCGGAGAAGCCGCCCGCGGGCACGCTGCAGAAGCTG GTCTCCGAGGCCAAGGCCCAGCTCCGAGATGCCCAGGACTTCTGGATCAGCCTCCCGGGGACGCTGTGCAGTGAGAAGCTGGCCATGAGCTCGGCGAGCGACGACCACTGCTGGAACGGGGTGGCCAAGGGCCG GTACCTCCCCGAGGTGATGGGCGATGGCCTGGCCAACCAGATCAACAACCCCGAGGTGGAGGTGGACATCACCAAGCCCGACATGACCATCCGCCAGCAGATCATGCAGCTAAAGATTATGACCAACCGCCTGCGCAGCGCCTACAACGGCAACGACGTGGACTTCCAGGACGCCA GTGATGACGGCAGCGGCTCGGGCAGCGGCGAGGGCTGCCCAGACGGGGAGTGTGGCCGGAGGGTCAGCAGGAAGAGCTCCAGCTCCCGGACGCCCCTGAGCCACGCCCTCCCCGGCCTCTCCGAGCAGGGGGGCCAGAAGACGTCGGCCACgggctgcccccagccctgcacgTGCCTCCTGCTCCTCTCCGTCCTCCCCCTGGTGCTCTCAGCAGCCAGGCCCCGGTGGCGGTAA